A DNA window from Gemmatimonadota bacterium contains the following coding sequences:
- the infB gene encoding translation initiation factor IF-2: MAKTKGKTAEKKKRVYEIAREFNLSSVAMVEQIRSLGFEVKNHMAVCTTEMVEAVQEKFDSERQATRRKLRRKDDEKKESKTREQKPRVSRFRSVQSDKKTETSSERRQRPRRRRRRTDYPTVVVEDVSQTPVQPEPETKAPEPKKEKPVVKDKTKSEEKPVQEKRSRTRSPRKRRRRRKRPVIDEREVSENVRRTLAQMSSGAAPSRVRRRRRQDSEEPEEGTTDGQVLKVNEFTTIGELASQMDVRPTEVITQCLKLGMVVTINQRLDMDTITLVADEFGFGVEELEEYGEEVLAEAEIEAPGDSLKPRPPVVTIMGHVDHGKTSLLDYIRETNVMEGEAGGITQHIGAYHVELGDGREICFLDTPGHEAFTAMRARGASVTDVVVLVVAADDSVMPQTVEAIDHAKAANVPLVVAINKIDLPTSDPDKIKRELTEHNVIVEDYGGNVQVCEISAKTGHNIDALLELLALETEMLELVASPDKRAKGTIVESKLDRGRGNVATVLVQEGRLQVGDPFITGMFSGRVRAMLDERGISVTTAGPSRPVQVLGLAGLPQAGDTFHVVENEREARDISQKRQQLRREQEFHRVRRVSLSDIHSQIETGNMEELRLIIKGDVDGSVEAMQDALLQIEHEEVHLSVIHRAVGAISESDILLASASDAIIIGFNVRPDANAREVAARERVDIRLYRVIYEIVEDIRAALSGLLAPKIEENVQGEAQVRELFQVPSVGTIAGCLVSQGLIHRTTNARVLRDGVIVYEGRIGSLRRFKDDVREVQNGFECGIGIENFNDVKVGDVIETYELVETTRTI; encoded by the coding sequence TTGGCTAAGACAAAAGGCAAAACAGCGGAAAAGAAAAAACGAGTTTACGAGATTGCGCGAGAGTTCAATTTGTCGAGCGTTGCCATGGTGGAGCAGATTAGAAGCCTCGGCTTTGAAGTCAAAAATCACATGGCGGTCTGTACGACTGAAATGGTCGAGGCGGTACAGGAGAAGTTTGATTCAGAACGCCAGGCGACGCGGCGAAAACTCAGACGCAAAGATGATGAAAAAAAAGAAAGCAAAACTCGCGAGCAAAAACCTCGCGTGAGCCGGTTCCGTTCGGTTCAGTCTGATAAAAAAACCGAGACCAGCAGCGAGCGCAGGCAGCGTCCGCGTCGCAGAAGACGCCGGACTGATTATCCGACTGTTGTCGTAGAAGATGTCAGTCAGACGCCAGTGCAGCCAGAACCCGAGACAAAGGCACCAGAACCCAAAAAAGAAAAACCTGTAGTAAAGGATAAGACCAAGTCTGAAGAAAAGCCCGTACAGGAAAAGAGAAGCCGCACGAGGTCTCCGCGAAAACGCCGTCGTCGCCGTAAACGCCCTGTCATTGATGAGCGCGAAGTATCAGAAAATGTGCGTCGAACCCTGGCGCAAATGTCGAGTGGTGCTGCGCCATCACGGGTGCGCCGTCGCCGTCGTCAAGACAGTGAAGAGCCTGAAGAGGGGACCACAGATGGGCAAGTTCTCAAAGTCAATGAGTTTACAACCATTGGCGAACTCGCTTCTCAGATGGATGTGCGCCCCACAGAAGTCATCACACAATGTCTCAAATTGGGTATGGTGGTGACCATCAACCAGCGCCTCGATATGGACACCATCACGCTTGTTGCCGATGAATTTGGTTTCGGCGTTGAGGAACTCGAAGAATACGGCGAAGAGGTATTGGCAGAAGCAGAGATAGAAGCGCCTGGAGATAGTCTAAAACCAAGGCCTCCAGTAGTTACAATTATGGGGCATGTAGATCACGGCAAAACATCTCTTTTGGATTATATCCGAGAGACCAATGTAATGGAAGGTGAAGCTGGCGGCATTACGCAGCATATTGGTGCGTATCACGTTGAACTCGGTGATGGTCGTGAAATCTGTTTTCTCGATACCCCTGGGCACGAAGCTTTTACGGCCATGCGCGCCAGAGGTGCCAGCGTAACCGATGTCGTCGTTCTGGTCGTGGCGGCAGATGATAGTGTAATGCCGCAAACAGTAGAAGCCATCGATCATGCCAAAGCTGCCAATGTGCCTCTCGTCGTTGCAATTAACAAAATCGACTTGCCAACTTCCGATCCCGACAAAATCAAACGGGAGTTGACCGAGCACAATGTCATTGTAGAAGATTATGGCGGCAATGTTCAAGTCTGCGAAATTTCCGCCAAAACTGGACACAATATTGATGCTTTGCTCGAGTTACTGGCTCTTGAAACAGAAATGCTCGAACTTGTGGCCAGTCCCGATAAGCGTGCCAAAGGCACGATCGTAGAATCAAAACTCGACCGCGGACGAGGAAATGTGGCAACAGTGCTCGTGCAAGAAGGCAGGCTACAAGTCGGTGATCCATTTATTACGGGCATGTTCAGCGGGCGCGTCCGCGCAATGCTCGATGAGCGTGGTATATCCGTAACAACAGCAGGACCATCTCGTCCTGTTCAAGTTCTCGGTCTGGCCGGATTACCCCAGGCAGGGGATACTTTTCATGTGGTTGAAAATGAGCGCGAAGCCCGCGATATCAGTCAGAAACGGCAGCAACTCAGGCGCGAACAAGAATTTCATCGGGTACGTCGGGTATCATTGTCCGATATTCACAGCCAGATTGAGACGGGCAATATGGAGGAATTGCGTCTGATTATTAAAGGCGATGTCGATGGATCTGTCGAGGCCATGCAAGACGCATTATTGCAAATTGAACACGAAGAAGTGCATTTATCGGTGATTCACCGCGCTGTGGGTGCTATCTCCGAATCTGACATTTTGCTTGCATCAGCCTCCGATGCCATCATCATTGGATTTAATGTGCGTCCCGATGCAAATGCAAGAGAGGTTGCGGCACGAGAACGCGTTGATATTCGTTTGTATCGCGTAATTTACGAAATCGTCGAAGACATTCGCGCTGCCCTTTCTGGATTGTTGGCGCCCAAAATTGAAGAAAATGTACAGGGCGAAGCGCAGGTGCGCGAGCTTTTCCAGGTGCCAAGTGTTGGCACAATTGCCGGATGTCTTGTTTCTCAAGGGCTCATCCACCGCACGACGAATGCGCGCGTTTTGCGCGATGGCGTTATTGTTTACGAAGGCCGTATTGGATCTTTGCGGCGTTTTAAGGATGATGTTCGCGAAGTGCAAAACGGCTTTGAATGCGGCATTGGTATCGAAAATTTTAACGATGTCAAAGTCGGCGATGTTATTGAAACTTACGAACTCGTTGAAACTACTCGCACGATCTAA
- the nusA gene encoding transcription termination factor NusA, whose product MNYEVLEALRQIAQEKNVNRDLVIETLEMGLISAAKKRFGTGDNVEVNFDNNSGEIIVEAIKEIVADDSVEDPGNQIGVTQARKADTDAKVGGEVRLRLNFADFGRNAIQTTRQVLVQRVREAEREKIYEDYQGRVGEIISGTVQQISRGDILVNLGRTEAVIPLKEQIRKERYRQGDPIRAYLHDVLRTAKGPQVVLSRTHPAFLEKLFQLEVPEIYEGVIEIKAVSREPGVRAKIAVYSNDARIDPVGACVGMKGSRVQAVVRELSSERIDIVPWSEDEAIFLSRALNPATVRRVVIDRREKRMSAIVDDDQLSLAIGKEGQNARLASQLTGWHVDIMTETRYDEIQAERLATTVPLVEVPGTGQVTRNRLEASGILSANDIVRVPLNTLLNVPGIGETTAEKLREVAQEMVDAKVSAYREEQARLQAEAENIHSTEDTSENDA is encoded by the coding sequence TTGAATTACGAAGTTCTCGAAGCGTTAAGGCAAATTGCCCAGGAAAAAAATGTCAACCGCGATCTGGTTATCGAAACCCTTGAAATGGGGCTAATCTCTGCGGCAAAAAAGCGGTTTGGAACCGGGGATAATGTCGAGGTCAACTTCGATAACAACTCTGGTGAGATCATCGTTGAAGCGATCAAAGAAATCGTCGCCGATGACTCAGTCGAAGACCCGGGAAACCAAATTGGCGTTACACAGGCGCGCAAAGCAGATACCGATGCAAAGGTGGGTGGAGAAGTGAGACTCCGCCTCAACTTTGCCGATTTTGGGCGCAATGCGATTCAAACGACAAGGCAGGTACTCGTCCAGAGAGTCAGAGAAGCCGAGCGCGAGAAAATCTACGAAGATTATCAGGGGCGTGTTGGAGAAATTATTTCGGGAACTGTGCAGCAAATTAGTCGGGGCGACATTCTCGTCAACCTGGGGCGAACAGAAGCTGTTATTCCGCTTAAGGAGCAAATCAGAAAAGAACGCTATCGGCAAGGGGACCCCATTCGCGCCTATTTGCACGATGTTTTGCGTACAGCCAAAGGTCCCCAGGTGGTATTGAGCCGTACACATCCCGCATTTCTCGAAAAGCTCTTCCAGCTTGAGGTTCCCGAAATTTATGAAGGTGTTATAGAAATAAAAGCCGTTTCTCGCGAACCGGGTGTGCGGGCCAAAATAGCTGTTTACTCCAATGATGCGCGTATTGATCCCGTAGGGGCTTGCGTGGGTATGAAAGGCTCGCGCGTACAGGCCGTGGTGCGTGAATTGAGTAGCGAACGCATAGATATTGTGCCCTGGAGTGAAGATGAAGCGATCTTTTTGTCACGTGCGTTGAACCCTGCCACAGTTCGCCGCGTGGTGATTGACCGGCGTGAAAAACGCATGTCGGCTATAGTCGATGATGATCAGCTTTCTCTGGCTATTGGAAAAGAGGGTCAGAATGCGCGTTTGGCATCACAGTTGACAGGTTGGCACGTCGATATTATGACGGAAACCCGTTATGACGAAATACAAGCCGAACGTCTGGCGACGACGGTGCCATTGGTCGAAGTACCCGGCACGGGTCAAGTGACGCGAAATCGCCTGGAGGCCTCGGGTATTTTGTCTGCCAATGACATCGTCCGAGTACCTTTGAATACGTTGCTCAATGTGCCTGGTATCGGCGAGACGACAGCTGAAAAATTGCGAGAGGTTGCGCAGGAAATGGTCGATGCAAAAGTGTCTGCTTACCGCGAAGAACAGGCGCGTTTGCAAGCAGAGGCAGAGAATATACATTCTACTGAAGACACATCTGAAAATGACGCATGA
- a CDS encoding ribosome maturation factor RimP yields the protein MLIEDTLTHLILPLLNRRDVELVELAVSGDHRRKTLRIFVDRPDGITVDECAALSRDIADILDTRDPIDGRYLLEVSSPGLTRPLKTDRDFERVVGKALRLVVDGLGVAVGTLLQVQSDYLDVELQGERTTIERAKIQKATVHFEL from the coding sequence ATGCTTATTGAAGACACCCTGACCCATCTGATTCTTCCGCTTCTCAATCGTCGGGATGTCGAGTTGGTTGAGTTGGCTGTCTCTGGCGATCACAGACGAAAAACCTTACGCATCTTTGTCGATCGTCCCGATGGTATTACAGTTGACGAATGTGCTGCACTCAGTCGGGATATTGCAGATATATTGGATACGCGAGATCCGATTGATGGCAGATATCTGCTCGAAGTATCATCTCCGGGTTTGACGCGTCCCTTGAAGACGGACCGCGATTTTGAGCGGGTGGTTGGCAAAGCACTGCGCCTTGTTGTAGATGGCCTCGGTGTTGCGGTTGGAACGCTATTACAGGTCCAATCCGACTATCTCGATGTCGAGTTACAGGGTGAACGAACCACTATTGAACGCGCAAAAATTCAGAAAGCCACTGTGCATTTTGAGTTGTAA
- a CDS encoding MerR family transcriptional regulator, with translation MRPGGIKKLYYSIREVSELTGVESHVLRFWEKEFSQLNPRRGRSGNRTYTERNIKVILAIKDLLYAQKYTIQGAVERLKIDRSLWENQSIEDATANIENPLVELRRMLLELKQLIEGEEASVAGK, from the coding sequence ATGCGTCCAGGCGGTATAAAAAAGCTCTATTATTCGATCCGCGAAGTATCGGAACTCACTGGCGTAGAATCCCATGTTCTGAGATTTTGGGAGAAGGAATTTTCTCAACTGAATCCCAGACGCGGCCGGTCGGGCAATCGCACGTACACAGAGCGAAATATCAAGGTTATTTTGGCAATTAAGGACTTGCTCTACGCCCAGAAATACACGATTCAAGGAGCGGTTGAAAGGCTGAAGATAGACCGCAGTTTATGGGAAAATCAGAGTATTGAAGACGCGACGGCTAATATTGAAAATCCACTGGTTGAATTACGGCGCATGTTGCTCGAACTCAAGCAACTTATAGAAGGGGAAGAGGCGTCGGTCGCCGGGAAATAA